The genomic window GTTGGGAATTTTCCTACAAATAGGAAAACGGAGGGACTTTCAAACACTTTTGCTCATTTGTCTTTGAAGAACATCCCGTCTTCTCTCCGCATTCATTGAGTTTGTCAAAGGGTCAATTATATTGGAAGCTAGTTCTTACTGCGGTTCTGTAGTGTCGTCTTCTTCATCATCCACCGGTTCTATAGTGTTGTCTTCTTCATCATCCACTTTCTTCTTTACCGGTAAGTTTCTTTGACTAAGCAATccctaattaaataattaattaataaaagaacCTTACCATATTTGGACACTTAAATAACTTACCATAAAATTCcatataaaagaatataaaatgaACTTACCATAAAATTTAATTCCATATTTGAATACTTAAAAGAATTTATCataatattatttgaatattttaattaattaattagataaaTGACTAAGTAATtccaataaaaagaatataaaaaacatcatttttatGTGGGCCGAAAAGAATATAAAAAGCAGCATTTTTATGTGGGCCGACCCGATTAATCTAATATAATCTATTGAAAGATAAAGAAAAGTAACCCTAATATTGATCTATATATAAGTAGTGAAGGGGTGATCAGTTAACAAAATAATACTCCAAACTTTGTTGATTCATGGCTAGCCGCATCAATATTCCCAATGACTTCGTTTGTGTCTGCTTATCACTCGGTGGTGGTTCTTGCGGCCGTTTCCCTTTCCGTTGTTTAACATTTGATGAGATCCATTTCCCATTTCGTTGTTTAAGAATGAACAATAATTCTGATTATCAATGGGAGATTAAGAAGGTCTTGGAAGAGAGTGATTGTGGCCGTTTGAGAAGGCTTTGGTTGAATAAGGATCTGGCTAATGATTTTGTAATTCCTGTGTTGATGGGTGGTGCTGAAGCTGCTAAGGAGAAACAAGGAGTGGAAGTTCAAGTATGGGATGTTGACACAAAATCTCTCCATTCTCTCGTTTTCAAGATATGGGCTTCCGCACAATGTCATGTTTTCATCAAGACGTGGTTCAATGAATTTGTTCTTCGAAGGGAATTGAAGAAAGGGGATGTAATTGGTCTTCATTGGGATCAAGCAAACCAACGATTTAATTTCTCGGTTCTCTATAGCTCTAATTAGTttataaataattgttggtgtCTTGTTGCTCCTTGATTATTACTCTAGTTAAATAAGCTTAAGCCCAATTGATCATTTTATTATGTTGTCTTTTGttatatcaaaaaaattatagtttgtGTTTTTAGTTGAGAAAAATTCTTATAATGCCTGCAAgtaatgtttgatgtattttcATGTTTGGAGGTACAAATTGGTTAATGAATGGTATGAAGCATAACATATAATTTGGTAAATGGTTTATACTGATTGAATACTCTGTtcctaaaaattattttgataagattattaattatagatataaattttataaggtAATAATTAGGCGTTAACCCTCTTAAGTTAGCACACACTACAAgaaattttactaattttataaGGTAATAATTAGGCGTTAAACCTCTTAAGTTAGCGACGGTTTTTGAGCGGTCTAGCGAAGGTTTTAAACCGTCGCAACAGCATATAGCGACGGTTGTACAAAGGTCGCATATCCTGGCGTCGTCAGTACTATATAGCGACGGT from Trifolium pratense cultivar HEN17-A07 linkage group LG1, ARS_RC_1.1, whole genome shotgun sequence includes these protein-coding regions:
- the LOC123892181 gene encoding B3 domain-containing protein At2g33720-like; amino-acid sequence: MASRINIPNDFVCVCLSLGGGSCGRFPFRCLTFDEIHFPFRCLRMNNNSDYQWEIKKVLEESDCGRLRRLWLNKDLANDFVIPVLMGGAEAAKEKQGVEVQVWDVDTKSLHSLVFKIWASAQCHVFIKTWFNEFVLRRELKKGDVIGLHWDQANQRFNFSVLYSSN